A stretch of the Candidatus Jettenia sp. AMX2 genome encodes the following:
- a CDS encoding ATP-dependent Clp protease ATP-binding subunit has protein sequence MFDRFTDRARKVMALAREEARRFNHEYIGTEHILLGLVKEGSGVAANVLQNLDIELKKIRLEIEKIVQSGSDLVSVGQLPFTPRVKKVLEYAMEEARALGHNYIGTEHLLLGLLREQEGVAAQVLLNLGVKLEDVREEVIGLLGSEAVQGGASQEKEEKKGKSKTPALDSFGRDLTQQAREQELDPVIGRQDVIERVIQVLCRRTKNNPVLLGEAGVGKTAIVEGLAQAVVYGNIPELLRDRRIVALDLAMMVAGTKYRGQFEERIKAVMSEVKRAKNIILFIDELHTLVGAGGAEGAIDASNVLKPALSRGEIQCIGATTLDEYRKYIEKDGALERRFQTIVVEPPSKAETVEILKGLRDRYEAHHKVQILDEAVESAVELSTRYITGRFLPDKAIDVIDEACARIRLKATTQPPDLRHIEEEINKLEKDKDESVAIQDFERAARLRDKADKLKKKKEMIEKEWRESRSEAEGIVNSEVVAEVVSKMTGIPITRIESAEAKRLLRMEDELHQMVVSQEEAVKAISKAIRRSRAGLKNPDRPVASFIFVGPSGVGKTHLARSLAKFLFGEEEALIQIDMSEYMEKHNVSRLIGAPPGYIGYEEGGQLTEKIRRRPYAVVLLDEIEKAHPDVFNMLLQIMEDGKLTDSFGRHVDFRNVVIIMTSNIGADIIKNQASLGFKKASVEQTYETMKEQLKKEVEKHFRPEFLNRVDNIIVFKPLTRDDLKKIIDIELKSVKKRLENFNITVTLTDEVLEFLIEKGYDQNFGARPLRRAIENYLEDPLSEEILQGKFEGKKHVKARVSNGVLVFDEVADIPEPALANTK, from the coding sequence ATGTTTGATCGATTTACTGATCGCGCCAGAAAAGTTATGGCGCTTGCACGGGAAGAAGCCAGGCGGTTTAACCATGAATATATCGGAACAGAACATATCCTGCTGGGACTGGTGAAAGAGGGCAGCGGTGTTGCAGCCAACGTTCTCCAGAATCTGGATATAGAACTCAAGAAGATACGGCTGGAAATAGAGAAGATTGTACAGAGCGGCTCGGATCTGGTATCCGTGGGGCAATTGCCGTTTACCCCGCGGGTAAAAAAAGTTCTGGAATATGCCATGGAAGAAGCACGGGCATTGGGGCATAATTATATTGGTACAGAACATTTATTGCTGGGGTTGCTCAGGGAGCAGGAAGGTGTCGCAGCACAGGTGCTGCTCAATTTGGGTGTAAAACTGGAAGATGTGAGGGAGGAAGTTATCGGGCTGCTCGGTTCAGAAGCTGTTCAGGGCGGTGCCAGCCAGGAGAAAGAAGAAAAAAAGGGAAAGTCGAAGACTCCGGCATTGGATTCTTTTGGCCGGGATCTTACGCAGCAGGCGCGTGAACAGGAACTGGATCCCGTTATCGGGCGGCAGGATGTGATTGAGCGGGTTATTCAGGTACTCTGCCGCCGTACAAAAAATAACCCTGTTTTGTTGGGGGAAGCCGGAGTAGGAAAGACCGCCATTGTTGAAGGTCTTGCACAGGCAGTTGTGTACGGAAATATTCCTGAGCTGTTAAGAGACCGCCGGATTGTGGCCCTGGACCTTGCGATGATGGTTGCAGGGACGAAATACAGGGGTCAGTTTGAAGAGCGGATCAAGGCCGTGATGTCCGAAGTGAAAAGGGCAAAAAATATCATCCTGTTTATTGATGAGCTGCATACCCTTGTTGGGGCAGGTGGTGCTGAAGGTGCTATCGACGCTTCTAATGTTTTAAAACCTGCGTTGTCACGAGGAGAAATACAATGTATTGGTGCGACAACCCTGGATGAATACAGGAAATATATTGAAAAAGACGGTGCTCTTGAAAGAAGATTCCAGACTATTGTTGTTGAACCTCCGTCAAAAGCGGAAACAGTCGAGATATTGAAAGGGCTTCGCGACCGGTACGAGGCCCATCATAAGGTACAAATCCTGGATGAAGCGGTGGAATCTGCGGTTGAATTATCGACACGTTATATTACGGGAAGGTTCCTTCCCGACAAGGCAATTGATGTGATTGATGAAGCATGTGCAAGGATACGGCTCAAGGCTACCACACAACCACCGGATTTGAGACATATTGAAGAAGAGATTAATAAACTGGAAAAAGACAAGGATGAATCGGTAGCAATTCAGGATTTTGAAAGGGCTGCCCGTTTGCGTGATAAAGCTGATAAGCTGAAGAAAAAGAAAGAAATGATTGAAAAGGAATGGCGTGAAAGCCGTTCGGAAGCTGAAGGGATAGTAAATAGCGAGGTTGTCGCTGAAGTTGTTTCAAAAATGACGGGTATACCCATTACCCGTATCGAATCAGCAGAAGCAAAAAGGCTGCTTCGTATGGAAGACGAACTTCACCAGATGGTAGTGAGCCAGGAAGAAGCGGTAAAGGCAATTTCTAAGGCGATACGCCGTTCCCGTGCAGGATTGAAGAATCCGGACCGTCCGGTAGCTTCCTTTATATTTGTAGGACCATCTGGAGTTGGTAAGACACACCTTGCAAGGTCCCTGGCGAAGTTTCTCTTTGGAGAAGAAGAAGCCCTGATCCAGATAGATATGTCAGAATACATGGAAAAGCATAATGTGTCGCGGTTGATAGGTGCTCCGCCGGGATATATCGGTTACGAGGAAGGCGGTCAGCTAACAGAAAAGATTCGCCGGCGCCCGTATGCCGTAGTGCTGCTGGATGAGATTGAAAAAGCCCATCCGGATGTGTTTAACATGCTCCTGCAAATTATGGAAGATGGGAAATTGACTGATAGTTTCGGGAGGCATGTCGATTTCCGCAATGTCGTTATTATTATGACCTCAAATATCGGGGCGGATATTATAAAGAACCAGGCTTCTCTGGGCTTTAAAAAAGCATCGGTGGAACAGACCTATGAGACGATGAAAGAACAATTGAAGAAGGAAGTAGAGAAACATTTCCGTCCGGAATTTTTAAACCGGGTAGATAATATCATTGTGTTTAAACCTCTAACGAGGGATGATTTAAAGAAGATTATCGATATTGAATTAAAAAGTGTTAAAAAGCGGTTGGAAAATTTCAATATCACCGTTACGTTAACAGATGAAGTGTTGGAATTCCTAATTGAGAAGGGATATGATCAGAATTTCGGTGCACGTCCGCTCAGAAGGGCAATAGAGAATTATTTGGAAGATCCGCTTTCTGAGGAAATATTGCAGGGTAAATTCGAAGGCAAGAAGCACGTGAAAGCCAGGGTTTCTAACGGAGTGCTTGTTTTTGACGAGGTAGCTGACATCCCTGAGCCTGCGCTGGCAAATACAAAATGA
- a CDS encoding protein arginine kinase, producing MNSQAIMIMKINDLTDNTGEWLRGTGPESDIVISSRIRLARNVARYPFLSRANAKQKKELEEMVRDRIKESDIAQDLLYINLADISPVDRLFLVERHLISREHAGGEGIRGVAFGKSETVSLMVNEEDHLRIQVIRSGFELKNNWKTIDEIDNKLEKKINYAYSSRFGYLTSCPTNVGTGMRVSVMLHLPALGMTHHIEKVFNAVVKLGLVVRGLYGEGTQVSGDLYQISNQFTLGKSEGEIVEIIESVIPRVTSYERMARKALISENREQLEDRVWRAYGMLKVARTISSDEIMHLLSQVRMGVNLGIINDIEMKTLNELFILTLPGHLQKLEGRELTSAQRNIIRASYVRKRLEKIDSLKG from the coding sequence ATGAACTCTCAGGCGATAATGATAATGAAGATCAATGATTTAACTGACAATACAGGTGAGTGGTTGAGGGGAACAGGGCCGGAATCTGATATTGTTATCAGTAGCAGGATTCGCCTTGCAAGAAACGTTGCGCGGTATCCCTTTCTGTCCAGAGCAAATGCAAAGCAGAAAAAGGAACTTGAGGAAATGGTGAGGGACAGAATTAAGGAATCTGATATTGCTCAGGATCTTCTCTATATCAATCTTGCAGACATTTCTCCCGTAGACAGGCTTTTTCTTGTCGAACGTCATCTTATCAGCAGGGAGCATGCAGGCGGTGAAGGTATAAGGGGTGTTGCTTTTGGCAAATCGGAAACCGTCAGTTTGATGGTGAACGAGGAAGACCATTTAAGAATACAGGTAATCCGGTCCGGCTTTGAATTAAAAAATAACTGGAAGACAATCGATGAAATCGATAACAAACTGGAAAAAAAGATAAACTATGCATATTCTTCCCGGTTTGGGTATTTAACATCATGCCCTACTAACGTTGGTACAGGAATGAGGGTTTCTGTCATGCTGCATTTGCCTGCATTGGGAATGACACACCATATTGAGAAGGTATTCAATGCAGTTGTGAAGCTTGGGTTGGTAGTGAGAGGTTTATATGGGGAAGGAACACAGGTTTCCGGCGATTTATATCAAATCTCTAATCAATTTACCCTTGGTAAATCGGAAGGAGAGATCGTTGAGATTATTGAAAGTGTGATTCCCAGGGTTACGAGTTATGAACGGATGGCACGGAAGGCGTTAATTTCTGAAAACAGGGAGCAACTGGAAGACCGGGTATGGAGGGCTTATGGCATGCTTAAGGTAGCGCGGACAATTTCTTCTGATGAAATTATGCATCTGTTGTCACAGGTTCGGATGGGTGTTAACTTAGGTATCATCAATGACATTGAAATGAAAACATTAAACGAGCTTTTTATACTTACGTTACCCGGGCATTTACAAAAATTGGAAGGGCGGGAGCTTACATCAGCACAGAGAAATATTATCCGTGCTTCATATGTAAGAAAACGCCTGGAAAAAATTGATAGTTTGAAAGGATAG
- a CDS encoding UvrB/UvrC motif-containing protein, with product MKCESCNKKHATVHLTEIVGSLKKEKHLCEECAQNMNTQLTKLPSPTEILTSLINQVAPEISEMSKVACPVCGLSYIDFRSHGRLGCPMDYTIFRKGLIPLLEKMHGSTQHVGKVPSRAGKELVKKNELIQLRNELNKAVEKEDYEKAAELRDRIYELSGDNDNEDQ from the coding sequence ATGAAATGTGAATCTTGTAATAAAAAGCATGCAACTGTGCATTTAACAGAGATTGTTGGTTCCTTAAAGAAGGAAAAACACCTTTGTGAGGAATGTGCACAGAATATGAATACACAGCTTACCAAATTACCTTCACCAACAGAGATACTGACCAGTCTGATTAATCAGGTTGCACCGGAAATTAGCGAGATGTCTAAGGTTGCTTGCCCGGTATGTGGATTATCCTATATAGATTTTCGTTCCCATGGCAGGCTGGGCTGCCCGATGGATTATACTATTTTCAGGAAAGGTTTAATTCCTCTGTTGGAAAAAATGCATGGCAGTACCCAGCATGTAGGGAAGGTTCCATCGAGAGCGGGGAAGGAATTGGTTAAAAAAAATGAACTTATACAGTTACGAAACGAACTTAACAAAGCAGTAGAAAAAGAGGATTATGAGAAAGCTGCAGAGTTAAGAGACAGGATTTATGAACTCTCAGGCGATAATGATAATGAAGATCAATGA
- the hxlA gene encoding 3-hexulose-6-phosphate synthase: MAVIVQVALDFVDLHRAVKVAREAIEGGVDWLEIGTPLIKSEGMNAVRHFKQIFPGIPLVADMKTMDAGRIEVEMAAKAGAGIVVVMGDASDSTVKECIQAGKNYGIKVCVDFMDASQGERVAAAEKWGADYIAVHTAIDEQMCGKTPLAVLQDICRKVKVPVAVAGGVNSENVIDMVNAGASVIIVGGYITKSKDAKAATANIKNAINENRSIPTTLFKRVTGKEIRDALTKLSAANISDGRHRAESITGLYPIYNDIKLSGTAVTVRTYPGDWAKPVEAIDVAKEGDVIVIDAGGTGPAVWGELATHSALQKKISGIVVNGAMRDIADIRKLRFPAFTKLVMPAAGEPRGFGEINIPIRISGVQINPGDWIIGDDDGLMVVPSAEAEVMVNYGMDCLERENRIREEIISEKSSLGKVMDVLRWEKR; this comes from the coding sequence ATGGCGGTGATAGTACAGGTAGCTCTCGATTTTGTTGACCTCCACAGGGCTGTTAAAGTTGCCCGCGAGGCGATTGAAGGTGGGGTTGATTGGCTTGAGATTGGTACTCCGCTCATTAAGAGTGAGGGGATGAACGCTGTGCGTCATTTTAAGCAAATATTTCCCGGTATACCCCTGGTCGCGGATATGAAGACTATGGATGCCGGGCGTATTGAAGTGGAGATGGCTGCAAAGGCCGGGGCAGGTATCGTTGTGGTAATGGGTGATGCTTCAGATTCTACCGTAAAAGAGTGCATACAGGCAGGGAAAAATTATGGCATAAAAGTTTGCGTAGATTTTATGGACGCTTCTCAGGGTGAACGTGTTGCTGCGGCAGAAAAGTGGGGCGCTGACTATATTGCCGTTCATACTGCCATAGATGAACAGATGTGCGGAAAAACCCCTCTTGCGGTATTACAGGATATTTGCAGGAAAGTAAAAGTTCCTGTTGCTGTTGCGGGGGGAGTAAATTCCGAGAATGTAATAGATATGGTAAACGCAGGCGCATCTGTTATAATTGTAGGCGGATATATTACAAAATCAAAAGATGCAAAAGCAGCAACGGCGAATATCAAAAATGCGATTAACGAGAACCGGAGTATTCCTACAACACTCTTTAAAAGGGTAACAGGTAAAGAAATACGGGACGCACTTACGAAGCTTTCTGCTGCGAATATCTCCGATGGCAGGCACCGTGCAGAAAGTATTACAGGGCTATATCCGATATACAACGATATAAAATTATCAGGCACCGCAGTTACCGTCCGGACATATCCTGGCGATTGGGCAAAACCGGTTGAGGCCATAGATGTTGCAAAAGAGGGAGACGTTATTGTAATTGACGCAGGAGGAACAGGTCCGGCTGTCTGGGGTGAACTGGCAACTCACAGTGCGTTACAAAAAAAGATAAGTGGTATTGTAGTGAACGGGGCAATGCGGGACATCGCAGACATAAGAAAATTACGGTTTCCGGCTTTTACAAAACTGGTAATGCCAGCAGCCGGTGAACCAAGAGGATTCGGGGAGATTAATATACCGATTCGTATTTCAGGAGTTCAGATAAATCCGGGTGATTGGATTATCGGCGATGATGATGGATTGATGGTGGTACCTTCGGCTGAGGCAGAAGTTATGGTTAATTATGGTATGGATTGTCTGGAAAGAGAAAACAGGATTCGCGAAGAAATAATATCTGAAAAAAGTTCTTTAGGAAAAGTTATGGATGTGTTAAGATGGGAAAAGAGATAA
- the queD gene encoding 6-carboxytetrahydropterin synthase QueD, whose amino-acid sequence MFELIVETDFSSAHNLREYKGQCERLHGHNWKVQVVVKSEKLNSLGMVMDFRDVKAMVEDIVRKFDHAYLNELPAFTILNPTTENLSKVLYGELKNRLPDGIAVSRVTSWETDHCGAIYYEE is encoded by the coding sequence GTGTTTGAACTTATTGTTGAAACAGACTTTTCATCAGCTCACAATCTGAGAGAATATAAGGGACAGTGTGAGAGGCTCCATGGTCATAATTGGAAAGTTCAGGTTGTTGTAAAATCTGAAAAACTCAATTCTTTGGGTATGGTTATGGACTTCAGAGATGTAAAGGCTATGGTTGAAGATATTGTCAGGAAATTCGATCATGCCTATTTAAATGAACTTCCGGCATTTACTATCCTGAACCCGACTACGGAAAATCTTTCAAAAGTCCTGTATGGTGAATTAAAGAACAGGTTGCCTGACGGCATTGCGGTTAGCAGGGTAACAAGCTGGGAGACTGACCATTGTGGGGCGATATATTACGAAGAATAA
- the mutL gene encoding DNA mismatch repair endonuclease MutL, whose protein sequence is MPHIKILPVTVINKIAAGEVIDRPASVVKELIENAIDAGATRIDACLEDGGRKLIQVTDDGIGMDKEDIAIAFKSHATSKLKDADDLFSIQTLGFRGEALPSIGAVSRACIVSRARGTLHGAEIGNDGGILGEIKDRGAPEGTRVEVRELFFNTPVRKKFLRTVATEIAYISEVLTRFSLSYPKIHFTLMHNNRTIFNLPPVQDLAERIGTFFGEEMRKHLIPVFLREDKFTLSGYLLPPFYDKANARMQFIFLNGRYIKDGALFRAISEAYHGKLMPRRYPIVFLFLEMEPSWVDVNVHPTKTEVRFQNPGIIYSCVLSALKNSLNTSATKFISAALPVNTPEGELMKTEGVGHLKKSLEELFSHKEGNETPVRHLSGEKHTGTFFRTGPSCEGSTDNAGFSQTAKSGKDFQSEEDTRRVAFLPDGIKNRNICFQIHNSYIIEETKDGMNIIDQHALHEIILYHEIGRSVSASMPVRQHLLIPELVELGPKDFFTVVNLKGYLKSVGIEAEEFGQNTIIIRTFPQILKRINAKEFVEYLVSELSGEECLQHKDKLLNKLITLMACKGAVKSGQRLEPQEIGELLKKRTEIQEYMNCCPHGRPTTLSFSLEELQKQFKRK, encoded by the coding sequence ATGCCGCACATAAAGATCCTTCCGGTAACCGTTATTAATAAAATTGCTGCAGGGGAAGTAATCGACCGTCCTGCATCTGTCGTGAAAGAACTTATTGAAAATGCCATCGATGCAGGGGCGACAAGGATAGATGCCTGTCTCGAAGATGGTGGTCGCAAGCTCATACAGGTCACAGATGATGGTATTGGGATGGATAAGGAAGACATTGCGATTGCATTTAAAAGTCATGCTACCAGCAAGCTGAAGGATGCGGATGATTTATTTTCGATACAGACACTGGGTTTCCGGGGAGAGGCATTGCCCAGTATCGGAGCCGTTTCGCGTGCCTGTATTGTTTCAAGGGCACGGGGGACGCTGCATGGGGCAGAGATTGGAAACGACGGTGGGATTCTTGGGGAAATTAAGGATCGGGGCGCCCCCGAAGGCACCCGGGTTGAAGTCCGGGAACTGTTTTTTAATACCCCGGTGCGGAAAAAGTTTCTCAGGACGGTAGCTACAGAAATAGCTTATATTTCAGAAGTATTAACGAGATTCTCACTTTCTTATCCAAAGATTCATTTTACCCTTATGCATAATAACAGGACAATATTTAATCTTCCGCCGGTTCAGGATTTGGCCGAACGTATCGGGACGTTTTTTGGTGAAGAAATGAGAAAACATCTTATTCCGGTATTCCTGAGAGAGGACAAATTTACCCTTTCCGGATACCTGCTGCCACCTTTTTATGATAAAGCCAATGCCCGAATGCAGTTTATCTTTTTAAACGGGCGCTATATTAAGGATGGCGCTTTGTTCCGCGCTATTTCGGAAGCTTATCACGGGAAGCTTATGCCCAGAAGATATCCCATCGTTTTTTTGTTTCTGGAAATGGAACCGTCCTGGGTTGATGTAAATGTTCATCCGACAAAGACTGAAGTACGTTTTCAAAATCCCGGTATAATATACAGTTGTGTTCTCTCTGCATTAAAAAACAGCCTGAATACATCAGCAACAAAATTCATAAGCGCTGCACTTCCGGTGAATACACCGGAAGGGGAATTAATGAAGACAGAAGGCGTCGGCCATTTGAAAAAATCACTGGAAGAACTTTTTTCCCATAAGGAGGGAAACGAAACACCAGTACGTCACCTCTCCGGAGAAAAACATACCGGTACTTTTTTCCGCACCGGTCCTTCCTGTGAAGGAAGTACAGACAATGCCGGATTCAGCCAGACAGCAAAATCCGGCAAGGATTTCCAATCAGAGGAAGATACCAGGCGAGTGGCATTTCTGCCGGATGGCATCAAAAACAGGAATATCTGTTTTCAGATACATAACTCGTATATTATAGAGGAAACAAAAGACGGTATGAACATTATAGACCAGCATGCCTTACATGAAATAATACTATACCATGAAATTGGAAGGTCTGTATCTGCTTCAATGCCGGTACGCCAACACTTATTGATACCGGAATTGGTTGAACTGGGTCCGAAGGATTTCTTTACCGTTGTAAACCTGAAAGGTTACTTGAAATCGGTAGGAATCGAGGCTGAAGAATTTGGACAGAATACGATCATAATCCGCACCTTTCCACAAATACTCAAACGGATAAATGCCAAAGAGTTTGTTGAATATCTGGTATCTGAATTAAGCGGGGAGGAGTGCTTGCAGCATAAAGATAAGCTTTTGAATAAGCTTATTACTCTCATGGCATGCAAAGGCGCCGTTAAATCAGGTCAGCGATTGGAGCCTCAGGAGATCGGGGAACTTCTGAAAAAGAGAACAGAGATACAGGAATATATGAATTGTTGTCCGCATGGGAGACCAACTACCCTAAGTTTTTCCCTGGAAGAGTTACAAAAACAATTTAAGAGGAAATAA
- a CDS encoding (Fe-S)-binding protein yields the protein MITQPLEAEINKCARCGKCRSVCPVFLETGKESTVARGRISLADALKKGEIPYTGRLRDYLLSCKKCLRCSSICPSGVDYDLIIQSMLDDLTNHIGIWFIPRIIFTFFLPHRWLFNLLLKIAVTFQYVIPLKRHGTLRHLPFLLFEGRWIPALAGKSVLSKYKYRETFPPSAKGRGKDSGMRVGFYVGCLINYVYTDVADAVIAVLNSLGAEVVIPGKQLCCGIPARSLGDLKTARKLAEVNIKAFEEARVDFVVTACATCGRTLKKDYPQIVGNRSLKFTDKVYDIIEFIEKYFSLDIKPLTTKITYHDPCHLSWGWGISKQPRDILKRSAQFQEMENPERCCGGGGVFNLLHYDLSMKIGEHKFRAIENSTAETVATGCPGCQLQIEDILASKGSAITCTHTIQVLRDALSANR from the coding sequence ATGATTACACAACCCCTAGAAGCAGAAATAAACAAATGTGCCAGGTGCGGTAAATGCCGTTCAGTTTGCCCGGTCTTTCTTGAGACAGGAAAAGAATCCACGGTGGCACGGGGCAGGATCAGCCTTGCGGACGCATTAAAAAAAGGCGAGATTCCGTATACCGGACGACTGAGGGATTATCTGCTCTCCTGCAAAAAATGCCTTCGGTGTTCCAGCATCTGCCCCTCCGGTGTTGATTATGATCTTATTATCCAGTCGATGCTCGATGATCTGACAAATCACATCGGGATATGGTTTATACCGCGCATAATATTTACGTTTTTTTTGCCACACCGATGGCTTTTCAATCTGCTTTTAAAAATTGCAGTGACCTTTCAATACGTTATTCCATTAAAACGTCACGGCACCCTGAGACATTTACCCTTTCTGTTGTTCGAAGGCAGGTGGATCCCAGCATTAGCGGGAAAATCCGTACTAAGCAAATACAAGTATCGGGAAACATTTCCACCTTCCGCGAAGGGTAGGGGAAAAGATTCAGGAATGAGGGTTGGTTTTTATGTGGGATGTCTTATCAATTATGTCTATACTGACGTTGCTGACGCTGTGATCGCGGTGCTGAACAGCCTTGGGGCAGAAGTAGTGATTCCCGGAAAGCAGTTGTGTTGTGGGATCCCGGCAAGGTCACTAGGAGACCTAAAAACAGCAAGAAAATTAGCCGAAGTCAATATAAAGGCATTTGAGGAGGCACGTGTCGACTTCGTCGTTACTGCGTGTGCCACCTGCGGAAGAACGTTAAAAAAAGACTATCCTCAGATTGTGGGTAACCGTTCTTTAAAATTCACGGATAAGGTTTATGACATCATTGAATTTATCGAGAAATATTTTAGCCTTGATATAAAACCCCTTACTACAAAGATAACCTATCATGATCCCTGCCATCTGTCATGGGGGTGGGGCATCTCAAAACAGCCAAGAGACATTTTGAAGCGTTCTGCACAGTTTCAGGAAATGGAAAATCCGGAAAGGTGCTGTGGTGGCGGCGGGGTGTTTAATTTATTACATTATGATCTGTCGATGAAAATCGGAGAGCATAAGTTCAGGGCAATTGAAAACAGCACAGCAGAGACCGTGGCAACCGGCTGCCCGGGATGCCAGTTGCAAATTGAAGATATCCTGGCCTCAAAAGGCTCTGCTATTACCTGCACTCATACGATACAGGTGTTAAGAGACGCACTGTCAGCGAATCGCTGA
- a CDS encoding type II toxin-antitoxin system HicB family antitoxin, with protein sequence MIELEYSLIIEATEEPDYFGFYSPDLEGFSGIGHSIEDCIYKAKWGMKEHVVLLKEKGLPIPPRNPNPKIIIQNEENLAFA encoded by the coding sequence ATGATTGAGCTGGAATACTCGTTAATAATTGAGGCAACAGAAGAACCTGATTACTTTGGTTTTTATTCTCCGGATTTAGAAGGTTTTTCAGGGATAGGACATTCTATTGAAGATTGTATCTATAAAGCAAAGTGGGGAATGAAGGAACATGTCGTTTTATTAAAAGAAAAAGGTTTACCAATTCCACCTCGAAATCCCAACCCGAAGATAATAATTCAAAATGAGGAGAATTTGGCATTTGCATAG
- a CDS encoding type II toxin-antitoxin system HicA family toxin, with protein MKFNELVRILEGNGFKIIKEKGSIRYYGKSGWDKLIRVDYHGSKEVPKGTCHAILKAAGIKKKK; from the coding sequence ATGAAATTCAACGAGCTGGTTAGAATTCTTGAGGGTAATGGATTCAAAATAATAAAAGAAAAAGGTTCTATAAGATATTATGGGAAATCTGGATGGGATAAATTGATTCGTGTTGATTATCATGGTTCAAAAGAAGTGCCTAAAGGGACTTGTCATGCCATACTAAAAGCAGCAGGTATAAAGAAGAAGAAATAG
- a CDS encoding type II toxin-antitoxin system HicB family antitoxin, translating to MSKYKYEVIIYWSQEDEALIAEVPELPGCAADGSHMVRLLPMLRSLLMSG from the coding sequence ATGAGTAAATACAAATATGAAGTGATAATCTACTGGAGCCAGGAGGATGAGGCACTTATTGCAGAAGTTCCGGAGTTGCCCGGCTGTGCAGCAGATGGGTCACACATGGTGAGGCTCTTGCCAATGTTGAGGTCATTGTTGATGAGTGGATAG
- a CDS encoding aspartate-semialdehyde dehydrogenase, with translation MAVNVAVVGATGAVGEEFLLILDERAFPVKELRLLASKNSAGKNISFRGTEYTVQELTKHSFHEIHIALFSAGANVSREYIPYAIGSGAVCVDNSSAFRMDDDVPLVVPEVNPQEIARHHGLIANPNCSTIQMVVALKPIYDAAGIKRIVVSTYQAVSGAGLKAVDELLRETASILAGRSDFARNVFPHQIAFNILPQIPQGNAFLSNGYTTEEMKMIHETKKIMGDDGIRITATTVRVPVVRCHCESVNVETEKKITAQEVRELLTKAPGVTLLDNPAGQEYPLPAYAAGKDDVFVGRIREDDSVENGINMWIVSDNIRKGAALNAIQIAERLLDETASQ, from the coding sequence ATGGCTGTAAATGTAGCAGTGGTAGGTGCGACAGGCGCGGTAGGTGAGGAGTTTCTCCTGATATTGGACGAGAGGGCTTTTCCCGTAAAGGAACTGAGATTATTGGCTTCTAAGAATTCTGCCGGAAAAAATATATCATTCCGTGGGACAGAGTATACGGTACAGGAACTAACGAAACATTCATTCCATGAAATACATATTGCTCTCTTTAGTGCAGGAGCAAATGTCAGCAGGGAATATATACCCTATGCCATCGGGAGCGGGGCTGTTTGTGTTGATAATTCCAGCGCTTTTCGGATGGATGACGACGTACCTTTGGTGGTACCCGAAGTAAACCCGCAGGAGATTGCAAGGCACCATGGTTTGATTGCCAACCCTAATTGCTCTACGATTCAAATGGTTGTAGCTTTAAAACCGATTTATGATGCTGCAGGGATAAAAAGGATTGTGGTTTCAACATACCAGGCTGTATCCGGTGCGGGACTGAAAGCGGTTGATGAACTTCTCAGGGAGACCGCCAGCATCCTTGCCGGCAGGAGTGATTTTGCAAGAAATGTATTTCCACACCAAATCGCCTTTAACATTTTACCGCAAATCCCGCAAGGCAATGCGTTTCTTTCCAATGGATATACAACCGAGGAGATGAAAATGATACATGAGACCAAAAAGATTATGGGTGATGATGGAATAAGAATAACTGCAACAACGGTACGGGTCCCCGTTGTTCGCTGTCACTGTGAATCCGTTAATGTGGAGACGGAAAAGAAAATTACTGCTCAGGAAGTGAGAGAACTTCTTACAAAAGCCCCCGGCGTTACCCTGCTTGATAATCCTGCCGGTCAGGAATACCCTCTGCCGGCATATGCAGCAGGCAAAGACGATGTTTTTGTAGGGCGTATCCGCGAGGATGACTCTGTTGAGAATGGGATCAATATGTGGATTGTAAGCGATAATATCCGGAAGGGCGCTGCCCTTAACGCTATCCAGATTGCTGAGAGGCTGTTGGACGAAACCGCTTCGCAGTAA